ACGATTCCTGGCGGCTGGACGGCGTCGAGGAGGGTGCCGTGGCTTTGTTCAGGCGGATGGATCTGTTCGAGCGGGCGATGGTCTCGTCCTTCAATCCGCGGCTGTTGTGGGCCGTGCGCCGGGCCGAGCCGCGGATCACGTTGGGCGCCCTGTGGGGGTCGTTCTCACCCTGGCATCTGCGGGCCGATTGGTGGCGCCGCCGCGCCGGCGCCGAATGCCTGCACCCCGAATCCGTTCTGGTCACGCCCGCTTTCGTCGCTCAGGCCCACGCGCAGGGTCGCCGCGTCCATACCTGGACGGTGAACGACGCCGCCGAGGCTGGCCGCTTGCGGGCGCTGGGGGTAGATATGATCATGGGGGATTTTTTGGATCGGTTGGGGTAGGGGGGTGTTGTGGGTTCCGGGTTCCGGGTTCCGTGGTGCGTGGTGCGTGGTACGTGGTGCGTGGTGCGTGGTGCGTGGTGCGTGTTACGTGAGGCGTGAAACGGGAGGGGGGTGGGGGGTGGGGGCATCCTGCACCTATCGGGGTTTCGTCGCATTTGCTTCGTTGAGGACCAAGTCAAGGGTTGTTGCAGGTCAGGATGCTGACGTCATCGACGTACATCCAGGTGCGACCGGCGGCGACCGTGGCGTCGTTGTAGACTTCGAAGTAGAGGACGAGGTCGCGACCGCGGTAGGGCCGGAGATCGAACGTGAACGAGCGCCAGGCGGTGTCGTTGGCCAGGATGCGCATCAGCTCGACCACTTTGCCAAAGCTGCCCGGCTGCAAGAGGAGGGCGCTTTGCCAGTCGCCGCTGCTGGCAGCCGCGCCCGGCCGATACCAGAAGTTCAGGCTGAGGGTGTCGGCGTCGTTGGGCAGGTGGATCGTCTGGTAGGCGGTGGAGTAGGTGGCGCCGGCCGGGGCCAGAAGTCCGGCCGGGCTGCGTTCGGGCTGTGCGGGCGCGGGCACAAGGGCGGTGGGCAGCAGCCCCAGGCGGGCGGAGCGGAGGCCGGTGTGGGCGGCGGCAGGGCTGTAGCCGGCGCGGCTGGCAGTGGAGGGGAACGTCCAGCCGCCGTCGCTCTCGAAGCCGCCGTTGATCGCTATCTCCTGGCAGATGATGGCAGGGGTGGGGCTGGGTGTGGCGGAAGGCGCGGTCGTGGGCGTGTCGGTGGGGGTGGGCGAAGGTTCGAGGCTGGGGGTCTCGGTCGGCGTCGGCGTGTCGGCCGGCGTGGGTGTGCCGGTGGGGGTGGGCGTTTCGCTCGCGACTTCGGTGGGGGTGGGCGAGGGTTCGGGGGTGGGGGTCTCGGTGGCGGGCGGGGCCTCGCTGGGCGTGGCGGTGGGGGTGGGAGTGGGGGTCTCGCTTGGGGTGGGCGTCGGGGTGGGCGTCGCCGTGGCGCTGGCGGTCGCGCTGGCGATGGGCGTCGGCGAGGGGGTGGGAGAGTCGGTCGGAGTGGGCGAAGGGGTGGGGCTGGCGCTGGCGGTTGGCGTCGAGGTGGTGGGCGTGCAGGGACGCAGGCTCACATCGTCGAAATAGGCCCAGGCAACGTTGCCGGCGCCGTCGTTGTAGGTGTTCAGATAGATGTTGACGACGCGACCGGCGTAGGGCGTGAGGTCGAAACGACGATTCTGCCAGCTGCCGCCGGCAGCACCGCGCCAAAGCAGCTTGATCAGGTTGTGGTTGGCATCCAGCAGCAAGACCTCGCTGTAGTCATTGGCATCGCCGCCGTTGCCGTTGAGCCAGGCTTCGAGCGTGATCGTGGCGGCGCCGGCCGGGAGGACAAGCTGCTGGTAGGCGCTGGAGTGGGCGCGGGCGTTGGCCGTGGGCGGGACGATGCCGGTGCGAAGGCTGCGGGCGCCGACGTGGGCCAGGGCGGTGCTGTAGCCGGCCGGTCGCCCGGTCGAGCCGAAGCTCCAGCCGGTGCTGCCCTCGAAGCTGCCGTTGTTCACCAGGTCGGCGCAGGCGGGCGGCGTGGCCGTGGGGGTCCGGGTGGGGGTGGGGGTGGCATCGACAGGCAGCGGCAAGGCCAGATGGAGGGCGGCGGCCATCCCCATACGGGCGATGGCGGTCACGTAGGCGAAATTCACCAGGTTGGCGCGGTCGGTGGTGGCATGATAGGCGGGGTTGCGGTCGCGCGGGCGGGGGTCTTCGGCGGTGGCATCGAAGAAGTTCTCGATCACCAGCAGCGAGGTGTAGCCCTGTTCCCAGAAGGCACGATGGTCGCTGAAGTAGGCGGCGGTGGTGGTCTTGGTTTCCAGGGTCAGGCCCAGGCCGTACAGCCGGTTGGCCGCCGCCAGATAGTCGCCCAGCCGCCGGTTGCTCGTCCCCGTGCCGGTGTGCAACTCGGCCACGCGGTCGTCGTTGCTGTCATAGCCGATCATGTCGAGGTCGATGGCGGCGACGATGTTTGCGCGCTGGCCGGCCAGGGCCTGCACATAGGGCCGCGACCCC
This genomic window from Caldilineales bacterium contains:
- a CDS encoding Zn-dependent exopeptidase M28 — its product is MSRYRLILLIFVLLLLCGLPGQAAPGGPPALILVAYTTPAQQQAAQAIAGEPLALLPGEDGSQWLVMQTAAETAERLAAQEQPPVRLDRPTLPAGGLYAVDSSHAGLDDHPAPDLAAFGEVLWQQGPSLLLWTTSDRARQLSELGQRLWELDQPITLPSFQAQALALDPPPAAADPRIAAWVGQLGPAAITAWDRRLSGEETVAIGGVSRRLSSRYSWSTNGRYAEQYVYERLLAMGYAPSYFTYTTPYGGRWRDIVADLPGRVDPTRLVLVVGHLDSISYPLSGAGATAPGADDNGSGSASLLAMAELLKNAPLAYTLRFVWFTGEEQGYWGSRPYVQALAGQRANIVAAIDLDMIGYDSNDDRVAELHTGTGTSNRRLGDYLAAANRLYGLGLTLETKTTTAAYFSDHRAFWEQGYTSLLVIENFFDATAEDPRPRDRNPAYHATTDRANLVNFAYVTAIARMGMAAALHLALPLPVDATPTPTRTPTATPPACADLVNNGSFEGSTGWSFGSTGRPAGYSTALAHVGARSLRTGIVPPTANARAHSSAYQQLVLPAGAATITLEAWLNGNGGDANDYSEVLLLDANHNLIKLLWRGAAGGSWQNRRFDLTPYAGRVVNIYLNTYNDGAGNVAWAYFDDVSLRPCTPTTSTPTASASPTPSPTPTDSPTPSPTPIASATASATATPTPTPTPSETPTPTPTATPSEAPPATETPTPEPSPTPTEVASETPTPTGTPTPADTPTPTETPSLEPSPTPTDTPTTAPSATPSPTPAIICQEIAINGGFESDGGWTFPSTASRAGYSPAAAHTGLRSARLGLLPTALVPAPAQPERSPAGLLAPAGATYSTAYQTIHLPNDADTLSLNFWYRPGAAASSGDWQSALLLQPGSFGKVVELMRILANDTAWRSFTFDLRPYRGRDLVLYFEVYNDATVAAGRTWMYVDDVSILTCNNP